From a single Cryptococcus neoformans var. neoformans B-3501A chromosome 3, whole genome shotgun sequence genomic region:
- a CDS encoding hypothetical protein (Match to EST gb|CF188769.1|CF188769) — translation MFGLRIGTATLSASQAVRSANSMPTSRKLSTLISTFTPRSALVSSIERPSLASSKAVRQNQLRLLSSATITQTAVDSQLASPVDLPLEPLHEPLLQPASTFLDPLIHPLSEALLSIPHPLGYGTTLILLTVIVRTAFTLPVSLWQKKRAKKMQSVVAPEMKVINEQLAETVAKECRKKGVGYAEYLIELRRQLRKAQKAVHKKHNIHPWVTTWAPLVAHIPIFVTLSLTIRRALDLPGSPMASESFLWLDSLGQADGYGILPLVGMAVAFGNAEVVGRRVKDVRDALEGKVSNEKKAGLSATPQSRRIPKPESPKGDINARPSPLFARSPPANTGSTSHNNQTRGLSTSISLNAQRQARWKAPTNSLIKEKDDGFVEVGPNDKPPTFSLARQAEFRRSIFANILRFSAIGFAMIASQMPSGVVLYWFTSLCYSFIQNFFLTVLPQLRLEKQRKEEAVSN, via the exons ATGTTTGGTCTACGGATAGGGACGGCCACTCTCTCCGCGTCCCAAGCCGTTCGCTCAGCGAATTCGATGCCGACCTCCCGGAAGTTATCCACCCTGATTTCTACTTTTACCCCGAGATCCGCTCTAGTTTCGTCTATTGAGAGGCCTTCATTAGCCTCTAGCAAAGCAGTAAGGCAGAATCAATTGAGACTATTGTCATCTGCCACCATTACCCAAACTGCTGTTGACTCGCAGTTGGCTTCCCCGGTCGATTTGCCCCTAGAGCCCCTCCATGAACCTCTTTTACAGCCAgcctccacttttctcGACCCGTTGATTCACCCCCTTTCCGAAGCACTTCTATCTATTCCGCATCCATTGGGATACGGGACGACCTTAATTCTTCTCACTGTTATTGTGCGTACGGCATTCACCTTGCCAGTTTCTCTTTGGCagaaaaaaagagcaaagaagatgcaAAGTGTTGTTGCTCCTGAGATGAAGGTAATCAATGAGCAATTGGCGGAAACGGTTGCCAAAGAATgtagaaaaaaaggtgtgGGATACGCGGAGTACCTGATTGAGCTTAGACGGCAG CTTCGCAAGGCTCAAAAAGCTGTACATAAGAAACATAATATACATCCCTGGGTAACTACGTGGGCCCCGCTAGTCGCCCACATTCCCATTTTTGTAACCCTATCTCTTACCATTCGCCGTGCACTCGACCTTCCCGGTTCGCCCATGGCATCCGAGAGCTTTTTATGGCTTGACTCTTTGGGACAGGCAGATGGATATGGCATTTTACCTCTAGTGGGTATGGCTGTAGCATTCGGTAACGCGGAGGTGGTGGGTAGACGAGTGAAGGACGTGAGGGACGCTTTGGAAGGCAAAGTATcgaatgagaagaaggctgggCTCTCTGCGACACCACAATCCAGGCGTATACCCAAACCTGAAAGTCCTAAAGGTGATATTAATGCCCGTCCATCCCCCCTTTTTGCACGCTCGCCTCCGGCCAATACAGGGTCCACTTCTCATAATAACCAGACTCGAGGgttgtccacttccattTCATTGAATGCTCAGCGCCAGGCCAGATGGAAAGCACCAACAAACTCATTAATcaaggaaaaagatgacGGTTTTGTGGAGGTTGGTCCCAATGACAAGCCACCTACTTTTTCTCTGGCCAGACAGGCAGAGTTCAGAAGGTCAATCTTCGCCAATATTTTGAGGTTCAGCGCTATTGGCTTTGCGATGATTGCTAGTCAAATGCCAAGC GGGGTTGTGTTGTATTGGTTCACGTCGCTGTGTTACAGTTTTATACAAAACTTCTTCCTGACCGTTTTGCCTCAATTGCGTCTTGAAAagcaaagaaaagaagaagccgtCTCGAACTAG